The Salvia miltiorrhiza cultivar Shanhuang (shh) chromosome 1, IMPLAD_Smil_shh, whole genome shotgun sequence genome has a window encoding:
- the LOC131005543 gene encoding auxin-responsive protein SAUR20-like, whose amino-acid sequence MAIRQMLRRSLSSERRSAEVVPKGHLAVYVGDNEKKRFVIPVAYLNHPSFQELLFQAEEEFGFNHPMGGLTIPCSQELFVDFISGFSSR is encoded by the coding sequence ATGGCCATCCGCCAGATGCTGAGACGGTCTTTATCGAGCGAGAGAAGGTCAGCCGAAGTAGTTCCCAAGGGGCATCTTGCTGTTTACGTTGGAGATAATGAAAAGAAGCGGTTTGTGATTCCAGTGGCGTACTTGAACCACCCCTCGTTTCAAGAATTACTGTTTCAAGCTGAGGAAGAATTCGGGTTCAACCACCCGATGGGCGGCCTCACCATCCCTTGCAGTCAAGAATTATTTGTAGATTTCATCTCTGGCTTCAGCTCGAGATGA
- the LOC131005538 gene encoding auxin-responsive protein SAUR20-like — protein MAIRQMLRRSLSSERRSAEVVPKGHLAVYVGTNEKKRFVIPVSYLNHPSFQELLFQAEEEFGFNHPMGGLTIPCSQQLFVDFISGFSSR, from the coding sequence ATGGCCATCCGCCAGATGCTGAGACGGTCTTTATCCAGCGAGAGAAGGTCAGCTGAAGTAGTTCCCAAGGGGCATCTTGCTGTTTATGTTGGGACGAATGAAAAGAAGCGATTTGTGATTCCAGTATCATACTTAAACCACCCCTCGTTTCAAGAATTACTGTTTCAAGCTGAGGAAGAATTCGGGTTCAATCACCCTATGGGAGGCCTCACCATCCCTTGCAGTCAACAATTATTTGTAGATTTCATCTCTGGCTTCAGCTCAAGATGA
- the LOC131005540 gene encoding auxin-induced protein 15A-like, with protein sequence MAIRQILRRSLSSERRADEVPKGHVAVYVGDDEKKRFVIPVSYLNHPSFQEFLFQAEEEFGFNHPMGGLTIPCSEDLFVDFISGLSRR encoded by the coding sequence ATGGCCATTCGTCAAATTTTGAGACGATCTTTATCAAGCGAAAGAAGGGCAGATGAAGTTCCGAAAGGGCATGTTGCTGTTTATGTTGGGGACGATGAAAAGAAGCGGTTTGTGATTCCAGTATCGTACTTGAATCACCCCTCGTTTCAAGAATTCCTATTTCAAGCTGAAGAAGAATTCGGATTCAATCACCCTATGGGAGGCCTTACCATCCCTTGCAGTGAGGACTTATTTGTAGATTTCATCTCTGGCTTGAgcagaagatga
- the LOC131005541 gene encoding auxin-induced protein 15A-like produces MAIRQILRRSLSSERRAAEVPKGHVVVYVGEDEKKRFVIPVSYLNHPSFQEFLFQAEEEFGFDHPMGGLTIPCSEDLFVDFISGLSRR; encoded by the coding sequence ATGGCCATCCGTCAAATATTGAGACGATCTTTATCAAGCGAAAGAAGGGCAGCTGAAGTTCCGAAAGGGCATGTTGTTGTTTATGTTGGGGAGGATGAAAAGAAGCGCTTTGTGATTCCAGTATCATACTTGAATCACCCCTCGTTTCAAGAATTCCTATTTCAAGCTGAAGAAGAATTCGGATTCGATCACCCTATGGGAGGCCTCACCATCCCTTGCAGTGAGGACTTATTTGTAGATTTCATATCTGGCTTGAgcagaagatga
- the LOC131005542 gene encoding auxin-induced protein 15A-like, which yields MAIRQILRRSLSSERRAAEVPKGHVVVYVGEDEMKRFVIPVSYLNHPSFQEFLFQAEEEFGFNHPMGGLTIPCSEDLFVDFISSFGRR from the coding sequence ATGGCCATTCGTCAAATTTTGAGAAGATCTTTATCAAGCGAAAGAAGGGCAGCTGAAGTTCCGAAAGGGCATGTTGTTGTTTATGTTGGGGAGGATGAAATGAAGCGTTTTGTGATTCCAGTATCGTACTTGAACCACCCCTCCTTTCAAGAATTTCTATTTCAAGCTGAAGAAGAGTTCGGATTCAATCACCCTATGGGAGGCCTCACCATCCCTTGCAGTGAGGACTTATTTGTAGATTTCATCTCTAGCTTTGgcagaagatga